A genome region from Mycobacterium florentinum includes the following:
- a CDS encoding metal-dependent hydrolase, with protein MFTVDDQAAGPHDTSLDHERLVLEARDVAFDWAKLPVHYVPGEPFTTHMLDVLHLLLPAGEEFFVEVFKRALPLIQDDQLRLDVQGFIGQEAVHSRAHAGVLARFDARGIDVTPYTGQVRWMFEKVLGSRPGWSKRRQDSWLAEQVSFVSAIEHYTAILGEWILNTPAHDAIGTDPVMLDMLRWHGAEEVEHKAVAFDTMKHLRAGYWRRVRAQLVVSPAMLLLWIRGVRYLYSVDPLLPPGTKPRWRDYVKAARRGLLPGPLRFLRGIADYYRPGFHPSQLGGLGRAVDYLAVSPAARASH; from the coding sequence ATGTTCACCGTCGACGACCAGGCCGCGGGTCCGCACGACACGTCGCTCGACCATGAGCGTCTCGTGCTCGAGGCGCGTGATGTGGCATTCGACTGGGCGAAGCTGCCGGTGCACTACGTGCCCGGCGAGCCGTTCACCACGCACATGCTCGACGTCCTGCACCTGCTGCTGCCCGCGGGTGAGGAGTTCTTCGTCGAGGTGTTCAAGCGAGCACTGCCGTTGATCCAGGACGACCAGCTGCGCCTCGACGTGCAGGGATTCATCGGCCAGGAGGCGGTGCATTCGCGGGCGCACGCGGGCGTGCTCGCCCGGTTCGACGCGCGGGGCATCGACGTGACGCCCTACACCGGCCAGGTCAGGTGGATGTTCGAGAAGGTGCTGGGATCGCGGCCGGGGTGGAGCAAGCGGCGCCAGGATAGTTGGCTGGCCGAGCAGGTCTCGTTCGTCTCCGCGATCGAGCACTACACCGCGATCTTGGGCGAGTGGATTCTGAACACTCCGGCGCACGACGCGATCGGCACCGACCCGGTGATGCTGGACATGCTGCGCTGGCACGGTGCCGAAGAAGTCGAGCACAAGGCGGTGGCCTTCGACACCATGAAGCATCTGCGGGCCGGGTATTGGCGGCGGGTGCGCGCACAGCTGGTGGTCTCGCCGGCGATGTTGCTGCTGTGGATTCGCGGTGTGCGCTACCTGTATTCGGTGGACCCGCTGTTGCCGCCGGGCACCAAGCCGCGCTGGCGCGACTACGTCAAAGCGGCCCGCCGGGGGCTGCTGCCCGGCCCGCTACGATTCCTGCGTGGTATCGCCGATTACTACCGGCCGGGCTTCCACCCCTCGCAACTGGGCGGGCTTGGGCGAGCGGTCGACTATCTGGCCGTCTCTCCTGCAGCAAGGGCATCGCACTGA
- the ald gene encoding alanine dehydrogenase, giving the protein MRVGIPTETKNNEFRVAITPAGVAELTHRGHEVLVQAGAGDGSAITDMEFKAAGAQLLSSAEQVWADADLLLKVKEPMPAEYALLRSGQVLFTYLHLAASRACTDALLTSGTTSIAYETVQTPDGALPLLAPMSEVAGRLSAQVGAYHLMRTQGGRGVLMGGVPGVKPADVVVIGAGTAGYNAARIAGGMGASVMVLDLNIDKLRLLDAEFTGRIQTRHSSVYELEGAVKRADLVIGAVLVPGAKAPKLITNSLVAQMKPGAVLVDISIDQGGCFEDSRPTTHDDPTFAVHDALFYCVANMPSAVPKTSTYALTNATMPYVLRLADHGWRDACRSDPALAKGLSTHQGALLSQRVAADIGLPFTEPSGVLA; this is encoded by the coding sequence ATGCGAGTCGGTATTCCAACCGAGACCAAAAACAACGAATTCAGGGTGGCCATCACCCCGGCCGGCGTCGCAGAACTGACGCACCGCGGCCACGAGGTGCTGGTCCAGGCCGGCGCCGGAGACGGTTCGGCAATCACCGACATGGAGTTCAAGGCGGCGGGCGCGCAGCTGCTCAGCTCCGCCGAGCAAGTGTGGGCCGATGCCGACCTGCTGCTCAAGGTCAAGGAGCCGATGCCCGCGGAGTACGCCTTGCTGCGTTCCGGGCAGGTCCTGTTCACCTATCTGCACCTGGCCGCGTCGCGTGCCTGCACCGACGCGTTATTGACTTCCGGCACAACCTCGATCGCTTACGAGACGGTGCAGACCCCCGATGGGGCGCTGCCGTTACTGGCCCCGATGAGCGAGGTCGCCGGCCGGCTGTCCGCTCAGGTCGGCGCCTATCACCTGATGCGGACCCAGGGTGGCCGCGGCGTGCTGATGGGCGGGGTGCCGGGCGTCAAGCCCGCCGACGTCGTGGTCATCGGCGCCGGCACCGCCGGTTACAACGCGGCCCGCATCGCCGGCGGCATGGGGGCCAGCGTGATGGTGCTGGACCTCAACATCGACAAGCTGCGCCTGCTCGACGCCGAGTTCACCGGGCGCATCCAGACTCGCCACTCGTCGGTCTACGAGCTCGAGGGTGCCGTCAAACGCGCCGACCTGGTGATCGGGGCCGTGCTGGTGCCCGGCGCCAAGGCGCCGAAACTGATCACGAATTCACTTGTCGCACAGATGAAACCGGGCGCGGTGCTGGTGGATATCTCGATCGACCAGGGCGGGTGCTTCGAGGATTCGCGGCCCACCACCCACGACGACCCGACGTTCGCGGTGCACGACGCGCTGTTCTACTGCGTGGCCAACATGCCCAGCGCGGTCCCGAAGACCTCGACCTACGCGCTGACCAACGCGACCATGCCGTATGTGCTCCGGCTCGCCGACCACGGCTGGCGAGACGCCTGCCGGTCGGATCCGGCCCTGGCGAAGGGCCTCTCGACGCACCAGGGCGCGCTGTTGTCGCAGCGGGTCGCCGCCGACATCGGCTTGCCGTTCACCGAGCCGTCCGGCGTGCTGGCCTGA
- the bla gene encoding class A beta-lactamase, whose protein sequence is MPELTRRRMLLAAMTIPALAACATLHADPAQVDDRLAELERQYDAYIALLATDLGSGRTVAHRDDDPFAMCSTFKAYAAARVLQKVQRGELDLQQRVFIDPAALLPNSPVTAPQAGNTMALAQLCAAALQRSDNVAANLLLAQIGGPPAITDFARSIGDERTRLDRWEIELNTAIPGDPRDTSTPRALGIGIQNLFTGTVLGDAQRSQLEQWMRGNVTSSMRAGLPPGWTTADKTGSGDYGSTNDIGMVYGPAGQRVLLSLMTRSQSANRDADALRPLIAEVTKSVFGWLTGPG, encoded by the coding sequence GTGCCCGAGCTCACCCGCCGGCGGATGTTGCTGGCCGCCATGACGATTCCGGCGCTGGCCGCCTGCGCGACCCTGCACGCCGACCCGGCGCAGGTCGACGACCGCCTGGCCGAGCTGGAGCGTCAATACGACGCGTACATCGCGCTTCTCGCGACGGATCTCGGGTCGGGACGCACCGTGGCACATCGCGACGACGACCCGTTCGCGATGTGCTCGACGTTCAAGGCCTACGCCGCGGCGCGGGTGCTGCAGAAGGTGCAGCGCGGCGAATTGGATTTGCAGCAACGGGTTTTCATCGATCCCGCCGCGCTGCTGCCCAACTCCCCGGTGACCGCGCCGCAGGCCGGTAACACCATGGCACTCGCGCAGCTGTGCGCGGCCGCGTTGCAGCGCAGCGACAACGTCGCCGCCAACCTGCTGTTGGCGCAGATCGGCGGACCGCCGGCGATCACGGACTTCGCCCGCTCGATCGGCGACGAGCGCACGCGGCTCGACCGGTGGGAGATCGAATTGAACACCGCGATCCCCGGCGACCCGCGCGATACCAGCACCCCGCGAGCCCTGGGCATCGGTATCCAAAACCTGTTCACGGGAACGGTTCTCGGCGACGCGCAGCGCAGCCAGTTGGAACAGTGGATGCGCGGCAATGTGACCTCGAGCATGCGGGCCGGTCTGCCGCCGGGGTGGACCACCGCCGACAAGACCGGCAGCGGGGACTACGGCAGCACCAACGACATCGGCATGGTCTACGGGCCGGCCGGGCAGCGCGTGCTGCTGTCGTTGATGACGCGCTCGCAGTCGGCCAATCGGGACGCCGACGCGCTGCGGCCACTCATCGCCGAGGTGACGAAGTCGGTGTTCGGATGGCTGACCGGGCCGGGCTGA
- a CDS encoding HTH-type transcriptional regulator AldR, giving the protein MTDKSTDMAGGLADVPKDVRPADLDAVDRKILSLLHADARITNNALAEAVGIAASTCHGRVRRLVDLGVIRGFYTDINPVAAGMPLQAMISVTLQSNARGKIRSFIHQIRGRRQVMDVYFLAGADDFILHVAARDTEDLRSFVVENLNADADVAGTQTSLIFEHLRGAAPI; this is encoded by the coding sequence ATGACCGATAAGTCAACGGATATGGCAGGCGGACTGGCTGATGTGCCGAAGGATGTTCGGCCCGCCGACCTTGACGCCGTGGACCGCAAGATTCTGAGCCTGCTGCACGCCGACGCACGCATCACCAACAACGCGCTGGCCGAGGCGGTCGGAATCGCGGCGTCGACGTGTCACGGGCGGGTACGGCGGCTGGTGGACCTCGGCGTGATCCGGGGCTTCTACACCGACATCAACCCGGTGGCGGCGGGAATGCCGCTGCAGGCGATGATCTCGGTGACCCTGCAATCCAACGCGCGCGGCAAGATCCGCAGCTTCATCCACCAGATCCGCGGCCGGCGACAGGTGATGGATGTCTATTTCCTCGCCGGCGCAGACGATTTCATCCTGCACGTCGCCGCCCGCGACACCGAAGACCTGCGTTCGTTCGTGGTGGAGAACCTCAACGCCGACGCCGATGTCGCCGGAACTCAGACCTCCTTGATCTTCGAACATCTCCGTGGAGCAGCCCCGATCTAG
- a CDS encoding M16 family metallopeptidase: MPRQPAADLPGARPGRAGALRRGKQAAEAQAAPQATLRRTTLPGGLRVVSEYLPAVRSASVGVWVGVGSRDEGATVAGAAHFLEHLLFKSTPTRTAVDIAQAMDAVGGELNAFTAKEHTCYYAHVLDSDLELAVDLVADVVLNGRCAVEDVELERDVVLEEIAMRDDDPEDALGDMFLSALFGDHPVGRPVIGTAQSVSAMTRSQLHSFHMRRYTPERMVVAVAGNVDHDEVVGLVREHFGSRLVRGRQPISPRKGTGRVNGQPGLSVAKRDAEQTHVLLGVRTPGRSWEHRWALSVLHTALGGGLSSRLFQEVRELRGLAYSVYSSVDMFSDSGALSVYAACLPERFADVMRVTSEVLESVARDGITEAECRIAKGSMRGGMVLGLEDSSSRMSRIGRSELNYGKHRSIEHTLRKIDDVTVDQVNAVASQLLTKRYGAAVLGPYASKRSLPQQLRAMVN, translated from the coding sequence ATGCCGCGACAGCCAGCAGCTGACTTACCCGGGGCGCGCCCCGGCCGAGCGGGTGCCCTGCGGCGGGGTAAGCAAGCCGCCGAGGCGCAAGCTGCGCCGCAGGCCACCTTGCGCCGCACCACCTTGCCGGGCGGCCTGCGGGTGGTCAGCGAGTACCTGCCCGCGGTGCGCTCCGCGTCCGTCGGGGTGTGGGTCGGTGTCGGATCGCGCGACGAAGGCGCGACCGTTGCCGGTGCGGCGCACTTCCTCGAGCATCTGCTGTTCAAGTCGACGCCGACCCGTACCGCGGTCGACATCGCCCAGGCGATGGACGCCGTCGGCGGCGAGCTGAACGCGTTCACCGCCAAGGAGCACACCTGCTACTACGCGCACGTGCTCGACAGCGATCTCGAACTGGCCGTCGACCTCGTCGCCGACGTGGTCCTCAACGGCCGCTGCGCCGTCGAGGACGTCGAGCTCGAACGCGACGTCGTCCTCGAGGAGATCGCGATGCGCGATGACGACCCGGAGGACGCGCTGGGGGACATGTTCCTCTCGGCGCTCTTCGGCGATCATCCGGTCGGGCGCCCCGTGATCGGTACCGCGCAATCGGTTTCGGCGATGACGCGGTCGCAGCTGCACTCCTTCCACATGCGGCGCTACACGCCGGAACGGATGGTCGTCGCGGTGGCCGGCAACGTCGACCACGACGAGGTGGTCGGCTTGGTGCGCGAACACTTCGGATCGCGTCTGGTGCGTGGGCGCCAGCCCATTTCGCCGCGCAAGGGCACCGGACGAGTCAACGGCCAACCCGGATTGTCGGTGGCCAAGAGGGACGCCGAGCAGACCCACGTGTTGCTGGGCGTGCGCACCCCCGGACGCAGCTGGGAACATCGCTGGGCGTTGTCGGTGCTGCACACCGCGCTGGGTGGCGGGTTGAGCTCGCGGCTGTTCCAAGAGGTTCGCGAGCTGCGCGGGCTGGCCTACTCGGTCTACTCCTCGGTCGACATGTTCTCCGACAGCGGCGCGCTGTCGGTCTACGCGGCGTGCCTGCCCGAGCGGTTCGCCGACGTGATGCGGGTGACCAGCGAGGTGCTCGAATCGGTGGCCCGCGACGGCATCACCGAGGCGGAATGCCGCATCGCCAAGGGTTCTATGCGTGGCGGGATGGTCCTGGGCCTGGAAGACTCCAGTTCTCGTATGAGTCGCATCGGTCGTAGCGAATTGAACTATGGCAAGCACCGCAGCATCGAGCACACCCTGCGGAAGATCGACGACGTCACCGTCGATCAGGTCAACGCGGTGGCCAGCCAGTTGCTGACCAAGCGCTATGGTGCCGCGGTCCTCGGGCCGTATGCTTCGAAACGATCTCTGCCGCAACAACTTCGGGCGATGGTAAATTAG
- a CDS encoding nitronate monooxygenase, with protein MVLGFWDIAVPIVGAPMSGGPGSPALAAAVSNAGGLGFVPAGYVSADQFAQDVAAARAATTGPLGVNLLVPQPSVADWVALDYYAEALESIAEHYQVYVGRPEFGHDDDWARKLEVVADLRPELVSFTYGVPSPDVIRRLGALGLLVMVTVTSLYEAGVAVAAGADSLVVQGPNAGGNRATFAPDMDPGSETLHQLIDRIHRAHRDIPIIAAGGLGTAEDVAGVLRRGAVAAQVGTALLLTDEAGTTTGQRVAMKNQLFAKTIVTRAFSGRYARSLENEFIRLFDNVAPLGYPEVNQMTLPIREAAAEREDPQGMNLWAGTSFRNAQPGPVADIVASLTPND; from the coding sequence ATGGTACTGGGTTTTTGGGATATCGCGGTGCCGATCGTGGGCGCCCCGATGTCGGGCGGACCCGGCAGCCCGGCATTGGCGGCCGCGGTGTCCAACGCGGGCGGACTCGGTTTCGTCCCCGCCGGGTACGTGAGCGCGGATCAGTTTGCGCAGGACGTGGCCGCGGCGCGCGCCGCCACCACCGGTCCGCTCGGGGTGAACCTGCTTGTGCCGCAACCCAGTGTCGCCGACTGGGTCGCACTGGACTACTACGCGGAAGCGCTCGAATCGATCGCCGAGCACTACCAGGTTTACGTGGGCCGGCCCGAATTCGGTCACGACGACGACTGGGCGCGCAAGCTCGAAGTCGTCGCCGACCTGCGCCCGGAGCTGGTGTCCTTCACCTACGGAGTGCCGTCGCCCGATGTGATCCGGCGGCTGGGAGCGCTCGGGCTGTTGGTGATGGTCACGGTGACATCGCTTTACGAGGCCGGGGTGGCCGTCGCCGCCGGTGCGGACAGCCTGGTGGTCCAGGGCCCCAATGCCGGGGGAAACCGCGCCACCTTCGCGCCCGACATGGACCCCGGCAGCGAAACACTGCATCAGCTGATCGACCGCATCCATCGCGCGCATCGCGACATCCCGATCATCGCCGCGGGCGGGCTCGGCACCGCCGAGGATGTCGCGGGTGTGCTGCGCAGGGGAGCGGTGGCCGCTCAGGTGGGAACCGCGTTACTGCTCACCGACGAAGCCGGCACCACCACCGGGCAGCGCGTCGCGATGAAGAACCAACTCTTCGCCAAGACCATCGTCACGCGCGCGTTCTCGGGCCGGTATGCGCGCAGTCTGGAGAACGAATTCATTCGTCTGTTCGACAACGTGGCGCCGCTGGGCTATCCCGAGGTCAACCAGATGACGTTGCCGATCCGCGAGGCCGCGGCCGAGCGCGAAGATCCGCAGGGCATGAACCTCTGGGCGGGGACGTCGTTCCGCAACGCACAGCCGGGTCCGGTGGCCGATATCGTCGCGAGTCTCACACCCAACGACTAA
- the rpsO gene encoding 30S ribosomal protein S15 yields the protein MALTAEQKKEILGQYGLHDTDTGSPEAQIALLTKRIADLTEHLKVHKHDHHSRRGLLLLVGRRRRLIKYISQIDVERYRSLIDRLGLRR from the coding sequence GTGGCGCTTACTGCCGAGCAGAAAAAAGAAATTCTGGGCCAATACGGCCTGCATGACACCGACACCGGATCGCCGGAGGCGCAGATCGCGCTGCTGACCAAGCGGATCGCCGATCTCACCGAGCACCTCAAGGTGCACAAGCACGACCACCACTCGCGGCGCGGCCTGCTGCTGCTGGTGGGTCGCCGGCGCCGCCTGATCAAGTACATCTCGCAGATCGACGTCGAGCGCTACCGCTCGCTGATCGACCGGCTGGGCCTGCGTCGCTGA
- a CDS encoding SDR family oxidoreductase, translated as MTINFGFTASNGVALAVHRYTEIDPARPTILAIHGWPDNHHVWDPVAEEFAQNYAGRYNFVAYDVRGAGESSRPAKQSGYAFEHLVSDLGAVIDSLGVERVHLLAHDWGSIQAWAAITDESVMDKIASFTSISGPHLQYAGRFLRSARNPRSLAQVAGQLMASTYIGFFLCPGVPEAAFHSGIGVKVVEAVERIGRSSTRSQRRVTPRSIADYVNGLNLYRANMPSPMLMPGRELPKTNVAVQVLVPRMDLFVTPALQRFTGAIPAGGRVVSIEGGHWVVTSRPDVVARLTSEWIDRTVAGTLTAGEPSVRGGPHEIGGKLALITGAGAGIGRATAVELARHGARKVIIVDRNLYAANETADAVRAACAEAVVYQADVSDEKAMNDLAAQVLNDHGVVDILVNNAGIGMAGRFLETSPGNWEDIIGVNLRGVISGSRAFGAQMVERGEGGAIINVASASAYLPSKSMVAYSTTKAAVLGFSESLRADFADEGITVTAVCPGFVNTDIAKNTVYAGMSDDEQERARDKADVAYRRRNYTPEAVARAIVKAIKTGPAVLPVAAESRIGYAMRRISPSAIRLLARLDIRPT; from the coding sequence ATGACCATCAACTTCGGATTCACCGCATCCAACGGTGTGGCCCTGGCCGTCCATCGCTACACCGAAATCGACCCGGCGCGACCGACCATCCTGGCCATCCACGGCTGGCCCGACAACCACCACGTCTGGGATCCGGTCGCCGAGGAGTTCGCGCAGAACTACGCCGGCCGCTACAACTTCGTCGCCTACGATGTACGCGGGGCGGGCGAATCATCGCGTCCGGCAAAGCAATCCGGGTATGCGTTCGAGCATCTGGTGTCCGATCTCGGCGCGGTGATCGACAGCCTCGGGGTCGAGCGGGTCCACCTGCTGGCCCACGACTGGGGCTCGATTCAGGCCTGGGCGGCCATCACCGACGAATCGGTGATGGACAAGATCGCCTCGTTCACCTCGATCTCGGGCCCGCATCTGCAGTACGCGGGCAGGTTCTTGCGGTCGGCGCGCAACCCGCGGTCGCTGGCCCAGGTGGCGGGGCAGCTGATGGCGTCGACCTACATCGGCTTCTTCCTGTGCCCGGGCGTGCCCGAAGCGGCTTTCCATTCCGGCATCGGCGTGAAAGTCGTTGAAGCCGTGGAACGTATCGGGCGATCGAGCACGCGTAGCCAGCGTCGCGTGACGCCGCGGTCGATCGCCGACTATGTCAACGGGTTGAACCTGTATCGGGCCAACATGCCCTCGCCGATGCTGATGCCGGGACGCGAACTACCCAAGACCAACGTCGCGGTCCAGGTGCTCGTGCCGCGCATGGACCTCTTCGTGACGCCCGCTCTGCAGCGCTTCACCGGCGCCATTCCCGCTGGGGGAAGGGTGGTTTCGATCGAGGGCGGTCACTGGGTGGTGACGTCGCGTCCCGACGTCGTGGCCCGGCTGACCAGTGAGTGGATCGACCGCACCGTCGCCGGCACCCTCACCGCCGGTGAGCCCTCGGTACGGGGCGGCCCGCACGAGATAGGGGGCAAGCTCGCGTTGATCACCGGCGCGGGTGCCGGAATCGGCCGGGCCACCGCCGTGGAACTGGCCCGTCACGGTGCCCGCAAGGTGATCATCGTCGATCGAAACCTGTACGCGGCCAACGAAACCGCGGACGCCGTTCGCGCCGCGTGCGCCGAGGCCGTGGTGTACCAGGCCGACGTCAGCGACGAAAAGGCGATGAACGACCTTGCCGCACAGGTACTCAACGACCACGGTGTGGTCGACATCCTGGTGAACAATGCCGGGATCGGGATGGCGGGCCGGTTCCTGGAGACCAGCCCGGGTAACTGGGAGGACATCATCGGGGTCAACCTGCGCGGTGTGATCTCCGGCAGCCGGGCGTTCGGCGCGCAGATGGTCGAGCGTGGCGAGGGCGGCGCGATCATCAACGTGGCTTCCGCGTCGGCGTACCTGCCGTCGAAGTCCATGGTCGCCTACAGCACCACGAAGGCGGCGGTGCTGGGGTTCAGCGAATCGCTGCGGGCCGACTTCGCCGACGAGGGCATCACCGTCACCGCGGTGTGTCCCGGATTCGTCAACACCGATATCGCCAAAAATACCGTCTACGCCGGGATGTCGGACGACGAGCAGGAACGCGCCCGGGACAAGGCCGACGTGGCCTACCGGCGCCGCAACTACACCCCGGAGGCCGTGGCCCGGGCGATCGTCAAGGCCATCAAGACCGGCCCCGCGGTGTTGCCGGTCGCCGCGGAATCCAGGATCGGCTACGCGATGCGCCGGATCAGCCCGTCGGCGATCCGGCTGCTGGCGCGGTTGGACATTCGGCCGACGTAG
- a CDS encoding polyribonucleotide nucleotidyltransferase produces MSVAQIDEGVYESTATIDNGTFGTRTIRFETGRLAQQAAGAVVAYLDDENMLLSATTASKAPKEHFDFFPLTVDVEERMYAAGRIPGSFFRREGRPSTDAILTCRLIDRPLRPSFISGLRNEIQVVVTILSLDPNDLYDVLAINAASASTQISGLPFSGPIGGVRVALIDGQWVAFPTVEQLERAVFDMVVAGRKVEGDVAIMMVEAEATEKVIELVEGGAQAPTETVVAEGLEAAKPFIAALCTAQQELADAAAKPVGEYPTFPDYQEDVYYSVASVATDELAKALTIGGKAERDARTDELKAEVAERLAETYEGREKEVSAAFRALTKKLVRQRILTDHFRIDGRGITDIRALSAEVAVVPRAHGSALFERGETQILGVTTLDMVKMAQQIDSLGPETSKRYMHHYNFPPFSTGETGRVGSPKRREIGHGALAERALIPVLPSVEEFPYAIRQVSEALGSNGSTSMGSVCASTLALLNAGVPLKAPVAGIAMGLVSDDVEVDGKTERRFVTLTDILGAEDAFGDMDFKCAGTKDYVTALQLDTKLDGIPSQVLAGALAQAKDARLTILEVMAEAIDAPDEMSPYAPRVTTIKVPVDKIGEVIGPKGKVINAITEETGAQISIEDDGTVFVGATDGPSAQAAIDRINAIANPQLPTVGERFLGTVVKTTDFGAFVSLLPGRDGLVHISKLGKGKRIAKVEDVVNVGDKLRVEIADIDKRGKISLVLVEEDGAAPADAPQETAPADAATASS; encoded by the coding sequence ATGTCTGTAGCTCAAATTGATGAAGGCGTGTACGAATCGACCGCCACAATCGACAACGGGACCTTTGGTACCCGCACCATCCGTTTCGAGACCGGCCGGCTGGCCCAGCAGGCCGCCGGTGCCGTCGTCGCCTACCTCGACGACGAGAACATGCTGCTGTCGGCGACCACCGCCAGCAAGGCGCCCAAGGAACACTTCGACTTCTTCCCGTTGACGGTGGACGTCGAGGAGCGGATGTACGCCGCCGGGCGTATCCCCGGTTCGTTCTTCCGTCGCGAGGGCCGGCCCTCCACTGACGCGATCCTGACCTGCCGGCTGATCGACCGCCCGCTGCGGCCGTCGTTCATCTCCGGGCTGCGCAACGAGATTCAGGTCGTCGTGACGATCCTGAGCCTGGACCCCAACGACCTGTACGACGTGCTGGCGATCAACGCCGCGTCGGCGTCCACTCAGATCAGCGGGTTGCCGTTCTCCGGTCCGATCGGGGGCGTGCGGGTCGCGCTGATCGACGGCCAGTGGGTCGCGTTCCCGACCGTCGAGCAGCTCGAGCGGGCCGTGTTCGACATGGTCGTCGCGGGCCGCAAGGTCGAGGGTGACGTCGCGATCATGATGGTCGAGGCCGAGGCCACCGAAAAGGTCATCGAGCTCGTCGAGGGCGGCGCGCAGGCGCCGACGGAAACCGTTGTGGCCGAAGGCCTGGAGGCCGCCAAGCCGTTCATCGCCGCGCTGTGCACCGCTCAGCAGGAGCTGGCCGACGCGGCCGCCAAGCCGGTCGGTGAGTACCCGACGTTCCCGGACTACCAGGAAGACGTCTACTACTCGGTCGCCTCGGTGGCCACCGACGAGCTGGCCAAGGCGCTGACCATCGGCGGCAAGGCCGAGCGCGACGCGCGCACCGACGAGCTCAAGGCCGAGGTGGCCGAGCGGCTCGCCGAGACCTACGAGGGCCGGGAAAAAGAGGTCAGTGCCGCGTTCCGCGCGCTGACCAAGAAGCTGGTCCGCCAGCGCATCCTGACCGACCACTTCCGCATCGACGGCCGCGGCATCACCGACATCCGCGCGTTGTCGGCCGAGGTCGCCGTCGTGCCGCGGGCGCACGGCAGCGCGCTGTTCGAGCGTGGCGAGACCCAGATCCTGGGTGTCACCACGCTGGACATGGTCAAGATGGCCCAGCAGATCGACTCGCTCGGGCCGGAGACCTCCAAGCGGTACATGCACCACTACAACTTCCCGCCGTTCTCCACCGGCGAGACCGGCCGCGTCGGTTCGCCGAAGCGGCGTGAGATCGGGCACGGCGCGCTCGCCGAGCGGGCGCTGATTCCGGTGCTGCCCAGCGTCGAGGAATTCCCCTACGCGATCCGTCAGGTGTCGGAAGCGTTGGGCTCCAACGGTTCGACGTCGATGGGATCGGTCTGCGCGTCCACGCTGGCGCTGCTGAACGCGGGCGTTCCGCTCAAGGCGCCGGTGGCCGGTATCGCGATGGGCCTGGTCTCTGACGACGTCGAGGTCGACGGGAAGACCGAACGCCGTTTCGTCACCCTGACCGACATCCTCGGTGCCGAGGATGCGTTCGGCGACATGGACTTCAAGTGCGCCGGTACCAAGGACTACGTCACCGCGCTGCAGCTGGACACCAAGCTCGACGGCATCCCGTCGCAGGTGCTCGCGGGCGCGCTGGCGCAGGCCAAGGACGCGCGACTGACCATTCTCGAGGTGATGGCCGAGGCCATCGACGCCCCCGACGAGATGAGCCCCTACGCGCCGCGGGTGACCACCATCAAGGTGCCGGTCGACAAGATCGGGGAGGTCATCGGGCCCAAGGGCAAGGTCATCAACGCCATCACCGAGGAGACCGGCGCACAGATCTCCATCGAGGACGACGGCACCGTGTTCGTCGGCGCCACCGACGGTCCTTCGGCGCAGGCCGCGATCGACCGGATCAACGCCATCGCCAACCCGCAGCTGCCCACGGTGGGCGAGCGATTCCTCGGAACCGTGGTCAAGACAACGGATTTCGGTGCCTTCGTTTCGCTGTTGCCCGGCCGCGACGGTCTGGTGCACATCTCCAAGCTCGGTAAGGGCAAGCGCATCGCCAAGGTCGAGGACGTGGTGAACGTCGGCGACAAGCTGCGCGTGGAGATCGCCGACATCGACAAGCGGGGCAAGATCTCGCTGGTCCTGGTCGAGGAAGACGGCGCAGCACCCGCCGATGCCCCTCAGGAGACCGCGCCAGCCGATGCCGCGACAGCCAGCAGCTGA